From the Hyalangium gracile genome, one window contains:
- a CDS encoding hybrid sensor histidine kinase/response regulator, translated as MSPHDSEKAKAPETERQSAEAWLRERGEHLRLAQEAGGVGVFTLDIAAQMLTVSPQFCRVFGIEPREVMPASEVESLLLPEDRNVASTPETRLQGRAKLSVEYRIRRPDTGEVRWISRRAEFVRDAQGKPVRLIGVAQDVTERRLAEDALREANERIQLALNAGAVVGTWVWDITVDRFTADERFARAFSLTPEQAAQGLPLGVVVESIHPEDRPRIEALIARTLETGGPYRAEYRVRQLDGSYRWLQANGRCELSPEGKPLRFPGVLLDVDERKKAELRQAALVEVGDRLRDMGDTADIAGAAMEIVGRLFGVQRAGYGSVDESQEYVEIERDWRADPGIQSVAGRHRFADYGSYIENLRRGETVIIRDVESDPTTVRGGANLRALGIRSLLNVPLLEHGHLVAILYLHDREVRDWSQDELTFIRNVADRIWAASERVRAIVELRRANEQLEQRVQQRTRERDRIWNFSQDLLLVADFEGRFISVNPAWTTVLGWSEAELVGRTSAWLEPPGEHEKTQEEVARLAGGYLTQRFENTFRHKDGSYRVLSWTAVPVPEDGVLYAVARDITEQRQTEDQLRQSQKMEAIGQLTGGVAHDFNNLLQVVGGNLQLLQRDVAGNERALRRVKAAATAVDRGARLAAQLLAFSRRQPLEPLVLNLGRLVRGMDDLLRRALGEDIEVETVSAGGLWNTLVDPNQLENVILNLAINARDAMEGAGKLTIEVSNAMLDDHYAHLHPEVVPGQYVLLAVSDTGSGMTPEVLKRAFEPFFTTKPEGRGTGLGLSMVYGFVRQSGGHVKIYSEVGHGTTIKIYLPRSLQPEMAPAEVLTGPIEGGTETLLVVEDDAEVRSTVVEMLGELGYRVLKAVDGQSALAILQSGIPVDLVFTDVVMPGPVRGTELARQAKALLPDVEVLFTSGYAENAIVHGGRLDPGVNLLSKPHRREDLARKVRQLLNQREQRMVARAASAPEPTPSQRVPVQEPPRSMRVLLVEDDEEIRASAGELLELLGHDVVEVESAEAARGALAAGRFDVILTDITLPGMSGLELAREVRRDRPDTKIIIASGYGNSAMDGEVEQLDSVVVLPKPYALAQLRSALEQAWRGEREAG; from the coding sequence ATGAGCCCCCACGACTCCGAGAAAGCGAAGGCCCCAGAGACTGAGCGACAGTCGGCCGAGGCATGGCTCCGGGAGCGAGGCGAGCACCTGCGCCTGGCCCAGGAGGCAGGCGGCGTCGGGGTCTTCACGCTGGACATCGCCGCCCAGATGCTGACGGTGAGCCCTCAGTTCTGCCGGGTGTTCGGCATCGAGCCGCGGGAGGTGATGCCTGCCTCCGAGGTCGAGTCGCTCCTCCTGCCGGAAGACCGGAACGTCGCCTCGACGCCGGAGACCCGGCTCCAGGGCAGGGCGAAGCTCTCCGTCGAGTATCGGATCCGCCGGCCCGATACGGGCGAGGTGCGGTGGATCTCCCGGCGCGCGGAGTTCGTCCGGGACGCCCAGGGCAAGCCCGTGCGGCTCATCGGCGTCGCCCAGGATGTGACGGAGCGCCGGCTCGCCGAGGACGCGCTGCGCGAAGCCAACGAGCGCATCCAGCTCGCGCTGAACGCGGGCGCCGTGGTGGGCACCTGGGTGTGGGACATCACGGTCGACCGGTTCACCGCCGACGAGCGCTTCGCCAGGGCCTTCTCCCTCACCCCGGAGCAGGCCGCGCAGGGGCTGCCGCTCGGCGTGGTCGTCGAGTCCATCCACCCGGAGGACCGTCCCCGCATCGAGGCGCTGATCGCCCGGACCCTCGAGACCGGCGGACCGTACCGCGCCGAGTACCGCGTTCGGCAGCTCGACGGCTCCTACCGCTGGCTCCAGGCGAACGGACGCTGCGAGCTCAGCCCCGAGGGCAAGCCGCTGCGCTTCCCCGGGGTGCTGCTCGACGTCGACGAGCGGAAGAAGGCGGAGCTGCGCCAGGCCGCGCTCGTCGAGGTGGGTGACCGGCTGAGGGATATGGGGGACACCGCCGACATCGCGGGCGCCGCCATGGAGATCGTCGGCCGCCTCTTCGGCGTCCAGCGCGCGGGCTACGGCTCGGTCGATGAGTCCCAGGAGTACGTCGAGATCGAGCGGGACTGGCGCGCCGACCCGGGCATCCAGAGCGTGGCGGGGCGGCATCGGTTCGCCGACTACGGCAGCTACATCGAGAACCTCCGGCGGGGCGAGACGGTCATCATCCGGGACGTCGAGAGTGACCCGACGACCGTGAGGGGAGGCGCCAACCTGCGGGCGCTCGGCATTCGAAGCCTGCTCAACGTGCCGTTGCTGGAGCACGGGCACCTGGTGGCCATCCTCTACCTGCATGACCGGGAGGTCCGCGACTGGTCCCAGGACGAGCTCACCTTCATTCGCAACGTCGCCGACCGCATCTGGGCGGCCAGCGAGCGGGTCAGGGCCATCGTGGAGCTGCGCCGGGCCAACGAGCAGCTCGAGCAGCGCGTCCAGCAGCGCACCCGCGAGCGCGATCGCATCTGGAACTTCTCCCAGGACCTGCTGCTGGTGGCGGACTTCGAGGGCCGCTTCATCAGCGTCAACCCGGCGTGGACCACCGTCCTGGGCTGGAGCGAGGCGGAGCTGGTGGGAAGGACGTCGGCCTGGCTCGAGCCGCCCGGAGAGCATGAGAAGACCCAGGAGGAGGTGGCCCGGCTGGCCGGCGGCTACCTGACGCAGCGGTTCGAGAACACCTTCCGGCACAAGGACGGCTCCTACCGCGTCCTCTCGTGGACCGCGGTGCCGGTGCCCGAGGATGGCGTGCTCTACGCCGTCGCGCGGGACATCACCGAGCAGCGGCAGACGGAGGATCAGCTCCGCCAGTCGCAGAAGATGGAGGCCATCGGCCAGCTCACCGGAGGCGTGGCGCACGACTTCAACAACCTGCTCCAGGTCGTTGGCGGCAACCTCCAGCTCCTGCAGCGGGACGTGGCGGGGAACGAGCGCGCCTTGCGGCGGGTGAAGGCGGCGGCCACGGCCGTCGACCGGGGCGCCCGGCTCGCGGCCCAGCTGCTCGCGTTCTCACGCCGTCAGCCCCTCGAGCCCCTGGTCCTCAACCTGGGCCGGCTGGTGCGAGGCATGGACGATCTGCTGCGCCGCGCCCTGGGAGAAGACATCGAGGTGGAGACCGTCTCCGCGGGCGGGCTGTGGAACACGCTCGTCGATCCCAACCAGCTGGAGAACGTCATCCTCAACCTGGCCATCAATGCCAGGGATGCCATGGAGGGCGCCGGCAAGCTGACGATCGAGGTCAGCAACGCCATGCTCGACGACCACTACGCCCACCTGCACCCGGAGGTGGTGCCCGGCCAGTACGTGCTGCTGGCCGTCTCGGACACGGGCAGCGGCATGACGCCGGAGGTCCTCAAGCGCGCCTTCGAGCCCTTCTTCACCACCAAGCCCGAGGGCCGTGGCACGGGCCTGGGCCTGAGCATGGTGTACGGCTTCGTCCGCCAGAGCGGCGGGCACGTGAAGATCTACAGCGAGGTCGGCCACGGCACGACCATCAAGATCTACCTGCCTCGCTCGCTGCAGCCCGAGATGGCTCCCGCCGAGGTCCTCACAGGGCCGATCGAGGGCGGCACCGAGACGCTCCTCGTGGTGGAGGACGACGCGGAGGTGCGCAGCACGGTGGTGGAGATGCTGGGCGAGCTGGGCTACCGCGTGCTCAAGGCCGTGGACGGTCAGAGCGCGCTGGCGATCCTCCAGAGCGGCATCCCGGTGGACCTGGTGTTCACCGACGTGGTGATGCCCGGCCCCGTGCGCGGCACCGAGCTGGCGCGGCAGGCCAAGGCGCTGCTGCCGGATGTCGAGGTGCTCTTCACCTCGGGCTACGCGGAGAACGCCATCGTGCATGGCGGGCGGCTCGATCCCGGCGTGAATCTGCTGAGCAAGCCGCATCGCCGCGAGGATCTGGCGCGCAAGGTGCGGCAGCTGTTGAACCAGCGCGAGCAGCGGATGGTGGCCCGGGCCGCCAGCGCGCCGGAGCCCACCCCGTCCCAGCGCGTGCCCGTGCAGGAGCCGCCCCGGAGCATGCGGGTGCTGCTGGTGGAGGATGACGAGGAGATCCGCGCGTCGGCTGGCGAGCTGCTGGAGCTGCTCGGGCACGACGTGGTGGAGGTGGAGAGCGCCGAGGCGGCGCGGGGCGCTCTGGCGGCGGGGCGCTTCGACGTGATCCTCACGGACATCACCCTGCCGGGCATGTCGGGGCTGGAGCTGGCTCGCGAGGTGAGGA